Proteins encoded in a region of the Trypanosoma brucei brucei TREU927 chromosome 5, complete sequence genome:
- a CDS encoding arginine N-methyltransferase, putative (similar to GB:AAH60250.1: protein arginine N-methyltransferase 4 {Mus musculus}) — MESGGFAEDYDPNSSLHHQYYESYSDLAVHRLMLEDAQRMSFYRKSIEQSASIEGKVVVDVGSGTGILSMWAARAGAKHVFSIEASSLSEFQIGVVEDNDLSTKITVLGDTVENIIAGGVANFVNRHKAKLGKCGVAVLLSEWMGFYLFHEGMLPSVIRARNFFQDVNAALGVLQPIEMIPERATVFVAPITCKPYYVQRYKNFWRDVDGLDFSRYGRIEYEVYLEQASPLVECLPPLCLLHEGLSLIELNLSTVQEEVLTSLHNTVHFDLKESAEFQQHAREAGSEGRVSVDGFTVWFDVSYGAHTLSTSPRSPSTHWKQTTILLPREARNEELVSFPVEGGELGVEMHISASDKTLRFYTIELELK, encoded by the coding sequence ATGGAGTCCGGGGGGTTTGCAGAAGACTATGACCCAAATAGCTCTTTGCATCATCAGTACTATGAAAGTTATTCAGATCTTGCTGTGCACCGCTTGATGCTGGAGGATGCGCAACGCATGTCGTTTTATCGCAAATCCATAGAGCAAAGTGCATCCATTGAAGGAAAAGTGGTGGTAGACGTGGGTTCCGGCACGGGGATTCTCTCGATGTGGGCGGCACGCGCTGGAGCGAAGCACGTCTTTTCCATTGAAGCATCATCGCTGAGTGAATTTCAAATCGGAGTCGTCGAAGACAATGATCTTTCGACGAAGATAACGGTACTCGGAGACACAGTGGAGAATATTATTGCCGGTGGTGTAGCGAATTTCGTGAACCGTCACAAGGCTAAATTGGGGAAATGTGGCGTAGCAGTGCTTCTATCCGAATGGATGGGGTTTTATCTGTTCCATGAAGGTATGCTTCCCTCCGTCATCCGTGCGAGGAACTTCTTTCAAGATGTCAACGCCGCCCTGGGGGTTTTGCAGCCTATTGAAATGATCCCTGAGCGCGCCACTGTTTTCGTCGCCCCTATTACTTGCAAACCGTATTATGTGCAGCGATACAAAAACTTTTGGCGTGATGTTGACGGCTTGGATTTTAGTCGCTATGGACGGATAGAATATGAAGTATATCTCGAACAGGCGTCACCTCTCGTTGAGTGTTTACCACCCTTGTGCCTTCTCCACGAAGGTCTTTCCCTGATTGAGTTGAATTTATCAACAGTTCAGGAGGAGGTACTCACATCATTGCATAATACCGTCCATTTCGACTTGAAGGAATCCGCTGAGTTTCAGCAACACGCCAGGGAAGCGGGTAGTGAAGGACGGGTTTCTGTGGACGGTTTTACCGTATGGTTTGATGTAAGTTATGGTGCCCACACACTTAGCACATCACCTCGCAGCCCTTCCACTCACTGGAAACAAACCACCATCCTTCTTCCAAGAGAAGCCCGAAACGAAGAACTCGTGTCCTTCCCCGTAGAGGGTGGCGAGCTCGGTGTGGAGATGCATATTAGTGCATCAGATAAAACCCTTCGCTTCTACACCATTGAGCTCGAGTTAAAATAA
- a CDS encoding adenylate kinase, putative — MSTGQLSADAVKYLEEKRVTYLLEELFHDVLRNLPENPLEFLLKALERKTTLHLIIVGPPGSGKQTQARRIAKRYDAVHVRAQDIFLNEVKRRTPEGEIIERCMRDGEQVPSHISSELVIRRLREDDVVKRGWVLDGFPQTRSQALRLQTAGLSPLLFIMLDVGNEVSVKRCAGRRYEPITRNIYHIEYLPAPSGMHLELMSPDDESRAAVASRWKYFDARRGELVGCYEPMYVRIDGDRPFDTVFAEVCEQVDSRFVSV; from the coding sequence ATGTCCACCGGCCAACTTTCAGCGGATGCGGTGAAATACCTTGAGGAGAAGCGTGTCACTTACCTGCTGGAGGAACTCTTTCACGATGTGCTGCGGAACCTTCCCGAAAACCCCTTAGAGTTCCTTCTTAAAGCGCTGGAACGTAAAACCACATTGCATCTCATAATTGTGGGCCCTCCGGGCAGTGGCAAACAGACGCAGGCCCGTCGCATCGCAAAGAGGTATGATGCGGTACATGTTCGCGCACAGGATATTTTCCTCAACGAAGTAAAGAGACGCACACCCGAGGGAGAAATCATAGAGCGCTGCATGCGAGATGGCGAGCAGGTGCCCTCACATATTTCCTCAGAACTTGTCATTAGACGGCTTCGCGAGGATGATGTTGTCAAAAGGGGGTGGGTGCTTGACGGATTCCCGCAAACGCGCTCACAGGCACTGCGTCTTCAGACAGCGGGACTTtcacctcttcttttcattatGCTCGATGTTGGGAACGAGGTGTCGGTAAAACGCTGCGCAGGCCGGCGGTACGAACCCATAACGCGGAATATTTATCATATCGAGTATTTGCCGGCACCAAGCGGCATGCATTTGGAGCTCATGTCTCCCGATGACGAATCGAGGGCTGCTGTGGCGAGCAGGTGGAAATACTTCGATGCTAGGCGGGGTGAACTCGTTGGTTGTTATGAACCAATGTACGTTCGCATCGATGGTGACCGACCATTTGACACTGTATTCGCTGAGGTATGCGAGCAGGTGGACTCGAGGTTTGTTTCAGTGTAA
- a CDS encoding variant surface glycoprotein (VSG, atypical), putative: protein MAQGKAAFLLILCVCSCWHLSSADTEAIKETAIREVCELSKTLKGTPFAITQRWKHIEALISTFERLLRRLELINLLCCEDEDSVSILKLYTQSQIASLEVLMKALMERGPNAAAFAAYAAGRLDEFVAVFTQSVGKTPRTNACVIADSGMRRWDQAAANGCEHNVVGNAAQNFLDLEVLLKTTLLTRGNQKGESKQCPLTKSDLSGYATVDDAPDRIKWAGGLLTVHKMYGWKEDGWSTNGRNVEFIKEAAEQFKEIKKVLEKQLPNGLDSIDALNAFLKREEPDAMMKDAIKTHQGWEEEKDDKTIIEKIKEIFGIGEPCAKIEFIETLIRTNVSARESGCTKQIDLFQLTTRQMEEVKERRLDQLRKTKTEAENYPRDMAKLSALKTNTNTKQGEYGECQFLCKRYKNAKAENEATDAAPNSPAAARKCRGKTENDCKDECKWDGNVCKNSDETSDYSRVCYSPLFPVLLLSLF from the coding sequence ATGGCACAGGGCAAAGCTGCTTTTTTACTAATATTGTGTGTTTGCTCCTGCTGGCACCTCTCTTCAGCGGACACAGAAGCGATCAAGGAAACAGCAATCAGAGAAGTGTGTGAGCTTTCAAAAACATTGAAAGGCACACCCTTTGCCATAACTCAGAGATGGAAACATATCGAGGCCTTGATTTCGACCTTTGAGAGGTTGCTGCGAAGACTGGAGTTAATTAACCTTCTGTGCTGTGAAGACGAAGATAGCGTAAGCATTTTGAAACTCTACACCCAAAGCCAGATTGCAAGTTTAGAAGTGCTAATGAAGGCTCTTATGGAAAGGGGACCGAACGCCGCGGCGTTCGCGGCATACGCAGCAGGGAGGTTGGATGAGTTTGTTGCCGTATTCACGCAGTCGGTGGGGAAGACACCGCGAACAAACGCGTGCGTAATTGCGGATTCCGGCATGAGAAGGTGGGACCAGGCAGCGGCGAATGGATGTGAGCATAACGTAGTGGGAAACGCGGCTCAGAATTTCCTTGATTTGGAAGTCTTATTGAAAACGACATTGTTGACAAGAGGAAaccaaaagggagaaagcaAGCAGTGCCCACTAACAAAGAGCGATTTGAGTGGCTATGCGACGGTGGACGACGCCCCTGACAGAATAAAGTGGGCAGGCGGGCTTTTGACCGTACACAAAATGTATGGATGGAAAGAAGACGGATGGTCTACAAACGGAAGGAACGTCGAATTCATCAAAGAGGCGGCAGAACAATtcaaagaaattaaaaaagtCCTCGAGAAACAGCTGCCGAACGGCCTTGACAGCATCGACGCACTAAACGCTTTtttgaaaagggaagagccGGACGCGATGATGAAAGATGCAATCAAAACGCACCAGGGgtgggaagaagagaaagacgATAAAACGATAATTGAGAAAATCAAGGAGATATTTGGAATTGGGGAACCATGTGCAAAGATTGAATTTATCGAAACGCTTATAAGGACTAATGTTTCTGCTAGAGAATCGGGCTGCACAAAGCAAATTGACTTGTTTCAACTCACTACTCGGCAAATGGAAGAAGTAAAGGAACGCCGCCTCGATCAATTACGTAAAACGAAGACAGAAGCGGAGAATTATCCACGGGACATGGCAAAATTGTCGGCATTAAAAActaatacaaacacaaagcaAGGTGAGTACGGAGAGTGCCAGTTTCTATGCAAGCGATACAAGAACGCTAAAGCAGAAAACGAGGCAACGGATGCCGCACCCAACTCTCCGGCAGCAGCAAGGAAGTGTCGTGGGAAAACGGAAAACGATTGCAAAGATGAGTGCAAATGGGACGGAAATGTCTGCAAAAATTCGGACGAAACATCAGATTACTCCAGAGTGTGTtactcccctctttttccagtcttacttctttccttattttag
- a CDS encoding U6 snRNA-associated Sm-like protein LSm7p (identical to GB|AY551265 Trypanosoma brucei Lsm7p {Trypanosoma brucei}(PMID:14990572)), protein MSAQQAHILKKKESILSLEPHLDRRVVVSLEDREVHGVLKGFDNNINLVLANAEIWNKDVRERQIGACVVRGGLLVSVSSGDTAILQQNPFQ, encoded by the coding sequence ATGTCGGCACAGCAGGCACACATCcttaagaaaaaggagagcaTACTTTCACTAGAGCCGCATCTGGATCgtcgtgttgttgtttcattggAGGACCGCGAAGTGCATGGCGTGCTGAAGGGATTCGACAATAACATTAACCTTGTCCTTGCAAACGCGGAGATATGGAACAAAGATGTGCGCGAGCGTCAAATCGGTGCCTGCGTTGTCCGTGGAGGTCTCCTCGTTAGTGTGTCATCAGGTGACACAGCAATCCTTCAACAGAACCCATTCCAGTAA